One genomic segment of Bdellovibrionota bacterium includes these proteins:
- a CDS encoding DNA recombination protein RmuC → MSWLILCSLTGLLVGAAVAWFAAAGRRKDSGLELLQQQLTGLNQHMAKVMADVTSITSSEIGRLNQRLDERLKETSHLVQTTHQSVGERLDRNTEVFGRVQQSLTRLEETNRQIQNVGQEIARLQEVLRAPKLRGNLGELFLEELLSQILPRTYYEMQYSFRSGLKVDAVIRLPKNHLVPIDAKFPLENFQRMIAANVPEPEREAYRKQFAVDFRKHVDSIASKYIVPDEGTLDFALMYIPAENIYYEAILRDEKFGEGGSINAYALKRRVIPVSPNSLYAYLQAIVLGLRGLHIEARAEEIFKFLEQLRNELQRLSEDFDLVGKHLTNASSAFEKGNRRLDKVRTRVDELESTRTDESEPLLEEPEKVSKITAASS, encoded by the coding sequence GTGTCATGGCTGATACTCTGTAGTTTGACCGGTCTTCTGGTTGGCGCGGCAGTCGCATGGTTTGCGGCTGCCGGCCGACGGAAGGACTCCGGTCTCGAACTGCTGCAGCAACAGCTGACCGGTCTGAATCAACATATGGCGAAGGTGATGGCCGACGTCACGTCCATCACCAGCTCTGAAATCGGCCGCCTAAACCAACGTCTGGACGAGCGGCTCAAAGAAACGTCGCATCTGGTTCAGACCACGCACCAGAGTGTCGGTGAGCGTTTGGACCGGAATACCGAAGTGTTCGGCCGGGTCCAGCAGAGTCTCACTCGCCTTGAAGAAACAAATCGGCAGATTCAAAACGTCGGCCAGGAAATCGCCCGCCTTCAAGAGGTTCTGCGCGCCCCTAAACTTCGAGGAAATTTAGGCGAGCTTTTTCTGGAGGAACTTCTGTCCCAAATCCTCCCCCGCACGTATTACGAAATGCAATATTCCTTTAGAAGCGGACTAAAAGTGGATGCGGTGATTCGGCTCCCAAAGAATCATCTTGTGCCGATCGACGCGAAGTTCCCGCTCGAAAATTTCCAACGCATGATCGCGGCGAACGTTCCGGAACCGGAGCGCGAGGCCTACCGAAAGCAGTTCGCCGTTGATTTTCGAAAGCATGTCGACTCGATCGCTTCCAAATACATCGTACCCGATGAAGGAACACTCGATTTCGCGCTGATGTACATTCCCGCCGAAAATATTTATTACGAGGCCATTTTGCGCGACGAGAAATTCGGCGAGGGAGGAAGCATCAACGCATACGCCCTGAAGAGGCGTGTCATTCCCGTATCCCCGAACAGTCTTTATGCATACCTTCAGGCCATCGTCCTGGGCCTGCGGGGCTTGCACATCGAGGCTCGCGCGGAGGAAATCTTCAAATTTCTCGAGCAGCTCCGGAATGAACTTCAACGATTATCGGAGGATTTCGACTTAGTGGGCAAACATCTCACGAACGCATCTTCCGCGTTTGAGAAGGGCAATCGCCGATTGGATAAAGTTCGAACTCGCGTGGATGAATTGGAGAGTACAAGAACGGACGAGAGCGAACCTCTTTTGGAAGAGCCGGAGAAAGTCTCGAAAATTACGGCGGCGTCTTCGTAA
- a CDS encoding response regulator: MQSGPKTILWVDPEAHRSGQLKSVLEELFYQVRSATSEKEAAQIVGHQTPDLVIASMDGEAKGQDLCRRLKGHGPTQHVPVILTSLSPDAEALFSRHQKEKGKADSYIKMPSPPEDVVDFVERLIGLPAPNGHEKTGVSASETGTDEGST, translated from the coding sequence ATGCAGAGCGGGCCGAAAACGATTTTGTGGGTGGACCCCGAGGCGCACCGAAGCGGCCAGCTGAAAAGCGTTTTGGAGGAACTTTTTTATCAAGTCCGTTCCGCGACCAGTGAAAAAGAGGCCGCTCAGATCGTCGGGCACCAAACCCCCGATCTGGTGATTGCCTCGATGGACGGGGAAGCCAAAGGTCAAGATCTTTGCAGACGCTTGAAAGGGCATGGACCTACCCAGCATGTACCGGTCATATTGACGAGTTTGTCGCCGGATGCCGAGGCTCTCTTTTCGCGCCACCAAAAAGAGAAAGGCAAGGCCGACAGTTACATTAAAATGCCGAGCCCGCCCGAGGATGTTGTCGATTTCGTAGAGCGGCTGATCGGCCTGCCCGCTCCGAACGGACACGAGAAAACGGGGGTTTCGGCTTCCGAAACCGGAACCGACGAAGGTTCCACATT